Proteins encoded in a region of the Hyphomicrobiales bacterium genome:
- a CDS encoding ABC transporter ATP-binding protein/permease, whose translation MRSIQPANDKADINASKNQDHAPKIKADGSDYHTIKNLWPYIWPSDRKDLQWRVAVAMVYLVIGKIITVLTPYTYKWTTDALVGEGDQPDFLPVWLAVPVMLVVAYGLTRVLAMVFNQIRDAYFARVGQHAVRRLSQRTFRHMHKLSLRFHLQRRTGGLSRIIERGVKGIESIVRFSILSGFPTLLEFAFMAAVFAWQFGFSYVAILGLMVWCYTWFTVRASNWRINIRREMNNSDTDANTKAIDSLLNFETVKYFGNEDMEAERFDRSMAQYESAAVRVWTSLAWLNIGQTVILSIGMAACMILSALAVQNGTQTIGDFVMINALLIQLAIPLNFIGFVYREIKQGLTDIEEMFALLEVDAEIKDDPDAKKLEVTDGAIRFENVVFSYDPDRPILKGIDFDVPAGHTVAIVGPSGAGKSTISRLLFRFYDVTSGRVMIDGQDVRDVTQKSLRATIGMVPQDTVLFNDTIAYNIRYGRIDASEEEVVEAGRMAQISDFIEALPQGFATEVGERGLKLSGGEKQRVAIARTILKAPPILLLDEATSALDTHTEREIQSALDVVSQNRTTLVIAHRLSTVIEADEIIVLKEGEIAERGKHSELLDNGGLYASMWDRQREASEAEERLRAVHENDAGFVTRGTKADELIKR comes from the coding sequence ATGAGATCAATCCAGCCTGCAAATGATAAGGCGGATATTAACGCTTCAAAAAACCAAGACCACGCGCCTAAAATTAAGGCCGATGGTAGTGATTATCATACCATAAAGAACCTGTGGCCCTATATCTGGCCGTCAGACAGGAAAGACCTGCAATGGCGTGTGGCTGTTGCGATGGTGTATCTTGTCATCGGCAAGATCATAACGGTTCTGACACCCTATACCTACAAATGGACAACTGATGCGCTGGTGGGTGAGGGTGATCAACCGGATTTTCTGCCAGTTTGGCTGGCCGTTCCGGTTATGCTCGTGGTGGCTTATGGTCTAACGCGCGTCCTTGCGATGGTTTTCAACCAAATCAGAGATGCTTATTTTGCGCGTGTTGGGCAACATGCCGTGCGGCGGTTATCTCAAAGAACATTCAGACATATGCACAAGCTGTCGCTGCGCTTTCATTTGCAAAGACGCACTGGTGGCTTATCCAGAATTATTGAACGTGGCGTCAAAGGCATCGAGTCTATTGTTCGGTTCAGCATTCTATCTGGCTTCCCTACGCTCCTTGAGTTTGCTTTTATGGCTGCCGTTTTCGCGTGGCAATTCGGTTTTTCTTATGTGGCAATTCTTGGCCTCATGGTTTGGTGCTACACGTGGTTTACTGTGCGCGCTAGCAATTGGCGTATCAATATTCGCCGTGAAATGAACAACTCTGATACAGATGCCAACACCAAAGCGATTGATTCATTGTTGAATTTCGAGACGGTGAAATATTTTGGCAATGAAGATATGGAGGCAGAGCGCTTTGATCGCTCTATGGCTCAATATGAGAGCGCTGCCGTGCGCGTTTGGACATCACTCGCGTGGTTGAATATCGGCCAGACGGTCATTTTGTCCATCGGAATGGCGGCTTGCATGATTTTATCAGCATTGGCCGTGCAAAATGGGACGCAGACGATTGGTGACTTTGTCATGATCAATGCGCTGCTTATTCAACTTGCTATACCGCTTAATTTCATAGGATTTGTCTATCGCGAAATCAAACAGGGGTTGACCGATATAGAAGAAATGTTCGCGCTTTTGGAAGTTGATGCAGAAATCAAAGATGATCCGGACGCCAAAAAATTGGAAGTGACTGATGGGGCCATTCGATTTGAAAATGTTGTCTTTTCCTATGATCCTGATCGCCCAATTCTGAAGGGTATCGATTTTGACGTGCCTGCTGGTCATACGGTCGCGATTGTTGGCCCTTCTGGTGCAGGAAAATCAACCATCTCTCGGCTTTTATTTAGGTTTTATGATGTCACCAGCGGGCGCGTCATGATTGACGGGCAAGATGTGCGTGATGTGACACAAAAATCCTTGCGCGCGACTATTGGTATGGTGCCGCAGGATACCGTGCTTTTCAATGATACAATAGCTTACAATATCCGTTACGGGCGCATTGATGCGAGTGAAGAAGAGGTTGTTGAGGCGGGGCGCATGGCGCAGATCTCTGATTTTATCGAGGCACTGCCTCAAGGTTTTGCAACAGAAGTGGGGGAGCGTGGGTTGAAGCTTTCTGGCGGTGAGAAACAGCGTGTTGCAATCGCTCGAACGATCTTGAAGGCGCCACCTATTTTGCTGCTTGATGAGGCCACATCCGCGCTTGATACGCACACAGAGCGAGAAATACAATCAGCCCTTGATGTGGTTTCCCAAAACCGCACAACGCTTGTTATTGCCCACAGGCTGTCAACAGTGATTGAGGCCGATGAGATTATTGTTTTGAAAGAAGGTGAAATCGCTGAGCGCGGCAAACATAGCGAGCTTTTGGATAATGGCGGCCTTTATGCTTCTATGTGGGATCGACAGCGAGAAGCGTCTGAGGCTGAAGAGCGTTTGCGGGCCGTGCATGAAAATGACGCAGGCTTTGTGACGCGAGGTACAAAGGCTGACGAATTGATTAAGCGATAG
- a CDS encoding LysM peptidoglycan-binding domain-containing protein: protein MKNYRVHLSVLAAFSVALFGYFYFGGFGLQNSSVETSSLVDPVTKRSGDSSTDTTQRGASQKASRPNVERERTSPDTAAQREPAPKDVAALEGLGGIEDNSDSPSFDVVRVEQTGETLIAGQAAPNSKVLIEKNGEVIAETTADAAGAFVALPLDAIKGENNQVVIRSVDADGTENVSNQSVAIGVPEKGEPLVALVEPGKAIEILQKPKAQQLAKVEPPKEVISRNTESDDGNLVEEASSLTESKRARELAKEALVAKLETNSVANEVRESVNVPSQTAEETRRVARLLKPDEFADEDVSSPADSTVRSDSSSEDEGGNKQPKDKLVEDTIANEKRDNAASAPSEALDEAASKVEKETAPKPQAPTVSVEAVEVDGDKVFIAGEGKAGSSVRVYIDSLSIGDVKVGQNGRWLFEDKQAVGPGEHTIRVDQITTSTGSVSARAEVPFVVEDLTLSDLANAGSNTVIIRRNDNLWTIAQRLYGDGLKFTAIYEQNRNQIRDPNLIFPGQTFTLPAEGSKAASQN, encoded by the coding sequence ATGAAAAATTATCGTGTACATTTATCAGTATTGGCGGCTTTTTCTGTAGCGTTATTTGGTTATTTTTATTTTGGTGGTTTTGGATTACAAAACTCATCTGTTGAGACCTCATCATTGGTTGATCCTGTAACGAAGCGAAGCGGAGATTCCAGTACTGATACGACGCAAAGAGGCGCATCACAAAAAGCTTCTAGGCCTAATGTTGAACGAGAACGTACTTCACCTGATACTGCAGCACAAAGGGAGCCAGCGCCGAAAGATGTTGCCGCGCTAGAGGGGCTTGGAGGGATTGAAGATAATTCAGATAGCCCTAGTTTCGATGTTGTTCGAGTCGAGCAAACAGGCGAGACATTAATCGCAGGGCAGGCCGCGCCAAATTCAAAAGTTCTTATTGAGAAAAATGGCGAAGTCATTGCTGAAACAACGGCCGATGCCGCGGGTGCTTTTGTCGCTTTACCTCTTGATGCGATCAAGGGCGAAAACAATCAAGTTGTTATTCGATCTGTAGATGCGGATGGAACCGAGAATGTTTCTAACCAGAGTGTCGCAATTGGCGTGCCGGAAAAGGGTGAACCATTGGTTGCCTTGGTGGAGCCGGGCAAGGCGATTGAAATTCTTCAAAAACCAAAAGCCCAACAACTGGCAAAAGTTGAGCCACCAAAAGAGGTAATATCAAGGAACACCGAAAGTGATGACGGCAACTTGGTTGAGGAGGCTTCTTCACTGACAGAAAGTAAGAGGGCTAGAGAATTGGCAAAAGAGGCACTTGTGGCCAAATTGGAAACTAATTCTGTCGCCAACGAGGTGCGAGAGAGTGTGAATGTGCCATCACAAACTGCTGAGGAAACCAGGCGTGTGGCCCGACTTTTAAAACCGGATGAGTTCGCGGATGAAGATGTTTCAAGTCCGGCAGATAGCACTGTTCGTTCCGATAGTTCGTCAGAGGATGAGGGCGGGAATAAACAGCCAAAAGATAAGCTCGTGGAAGACACAATCGCGAATGAAAAGCGCGACAACGCAGCCTCCGCACCTAGTGAGGCACTAGATGAAGCAGCTTCAAAAGTAGAAAAAGAAACAGCCCCCAAACCACAAGCACCAACAGTTTCCGTTGAAGCTGTTGAGGTGGATGGTGACAAGGTCTTTATTGCTGGCGAAGGAAAAGCAGGCAGCTCCGTGCGAGTCTATATTGATAGTCTATCTATCGGAGATGTGAAGGTGGGTCAGAATGGTCGCTGGCTATTTGAAGATAAACAGGCTGTAGGGCCTGGTGAACATACAATTCGCGTAGATCAAATAACGACATCAACCGGAAGTGTTAGTGCTCGTGCCGAAGTTCCTTTTGTGGTCGAGGACTTAACATTATCCGACCTTGCTAATGCTGGGAGTAATACGGTCATCATTCGGCGCAACGATAACTTGTGGACGATTGCCCAACGCCTTTATGGGGATGGACTGAAGTTTACAGCGATTTACGAACAAAATCGCAATCAAATTAGAGATCCAAATCTTATATTTCCAGGTCAGACATTTACTTTGCCCGCTGAAGGGAGCAAGGCTGCATCTCAAAACTAA
- a CDS encoding TIGR00730 family Rossman fold protein translates to MNQLKSICVFCGSRSGSNPLYEEQTYALGKQLADNNIRLIYGGGHLGLMGAVANGALDNGGKVTGIIPEFLYKISGVAEFSEKLDTLIITKNMHERKMHMFESADAFVALPGGIGTLEELVEQLTWEQLGQHKKPIVLADFDNFWQPFIELISHMKAQSFIYREPDIDPLRAKSADEIIPMLTEALQKTEPLNDDLISKLI, encoded by the coding sequence ATGAATCAACTAAAAAGCATATGCGTGTTTTGCGGTTCACGTAGCGGTTCAAATCCACTTTATGAGGAGCAAACTTACGCCTTGGGCAAGCAATTAGCTGATAACAATATACGCTTGATCTATGGCGGCGGTCACTTAGGTCTAATGGGCGCGGTAGCAAATGGTGCACTAGATAACGGCGGCAAAGTAACAGGAATTATTCCTGAATTTTTATATAAGATCAGTGGGGTAGCTGAATTTTCTGAAAAACTAGATACCTTAATAATAACCAAGAATATGCATGAACGGAAAATGCATATGTTTGAAAGCGCCGATGCCTTTGTTGCCTTACCAGGTGGCATTGGCACACTTGAAGAACTTGTTGAGCAGCTCACATGGGAACAACTCGGACAGCACAAAAAACCGATTGTACTCGCTGACTTTGATAATTTCTGGCAGCCATTTATCGAATTAATATCACATATGAAAGCTCAGTCGTTCATCTACCGTGAGCCTGATATCGACCCACTGAGAGCAAAATCAGCCGATGAAATTATTCCCATGCTAACTGAAGCTTTGCAAAAAACTGAACCACTAAACGATGATCTCATCAGCAAATTAATCTGA
- the cimA gene encoding citramalate synthase — MSETKERLYIFDTTLRDGQQTPGVDFSLADKIQIAEMLDELGIDFIEGGYPGANPTDTAFFEEKRTKDAIFTAFGMTKRVGVSASNDPGLATLLAAKADAVCFVAKAWDYHVKVALGCTNEENITALKESIETARDAGKRALLDCEHFFDGYKANRDYALAVARAAYEAGAEWVVLCDTNGGTLPHEISEIVADVSAHIPNDSLGIHTHNDTGNAVANTLAAVRAGVRHIQGTLNGIGERCGNANLVSLLPTLLLKDEFSSNFELNVSIQQIEKITAISRSFDEILNQSSSKQAPYVGSSAFATKAGIHASAIVKEPETYEHIPPESVGNKRNVMVSDQAGKSNLISELTRMGIDVEKGDKRLDGLLQEIKQREANGYSYEAAGASLEILARSRLGGAARFFEVEGFRVAVERRFNALGEVTTYSEAIVRVSVDGKECHSVAEGNGPVNALDVALRKDLGKYQHLIDDLELVDFKVRILNGGTEAITRVLIESRDSKGNQWFTVGVSENIIDASFAALVDSVRYKLLKENVNA; from the coding sequence ATGAGTGAGACGAAAGAGCGACTTTATATTTTTGACACCACATTGCGCGATGGGCAGCAAACGCCCGGTGTTGACTTCTCGCTGGCTGATAAAATTCAGATCGCAGAGATGCTCGATGAGCTTGGCATTGATTTCATTGAGGGCGGATATCCGGGAGCAAATCCGACAGACACAGCTTTTTTTGAAGAAAAGCGCACCAAGGATGCGATCTTTACTGCTTTTGGTATGACCAAGCGGGTTGGCGTCTCGGCTTCCAACGACCCTGGCCTTGCCACACTTTTGGCCGCAAAAGCAGATGCTGTGTGTTTTGTAGCGAAAGCTTGGGACTATCATGTGAAGGTCGCGCTTGGATGCACGAATGAAGAAAACATAACGGCACTCAAAGAAAGCATTGAGACGGCGCGAGATGCCGGTAAACGCGCGCTGCTTGATTGTGAGCATTTCTTTGATGGCTATAAAGCCAACCGTGATTATGCACTTGCTGTTGCGCGTGCTGCCTATGAAGCAGGGGCCGAATGGGTTGTGCTATGTGACACCAATGGTGGCACTTTGCCGCATGAGATTTCCGAAATTGTGGCTGATGTGAGCGCCCATATACCTAACGATAGTTTAGGTATTCATACTCACAATGATACGGGTAATGCAGTTGCTAATACGTTGGCTGCGGTGCGTGCTGGCGTGCGCCATATCCAAGGCACATTAAACGGCATTGGCGAGCGATGCGGCAATGCAAATTTGGTATCACTCTTACCAACGCTGCTATTAAAAGATGAGTTTTCTTCGAATTTTGAGCTTAATGTATCGATTCAGCAAATAGAAAAAATAACAGCAATATCAAGAAGTTTCGATGAGATTCTAAATCAATCTTCGAGCAAGCAAGCGCCCTATGTTGGCTCGTCTGCCTTTGCGACAAAAGCAGGTATTCATGCCTCTGCAATTGTCAAAGAGCCAGAGACATATGAGCACATACCGCCGGAAAGCGTTGGCAATAAGCGCAATGTTATGGTGTCTGATCAGGCTGGTAAATCTAATCTGATTTCTGAGTTGACGCGTATGGGTATTGATGTGGAAAAAGGTGACAAGCGGCTTGATGGCTTGTTGCAGGAAATTAAGCAGCGCGAAGCTAACGGCTATTCTTATGAGGCGGCGGGGGCGTCGCTTGAAATTCTTGCGCGTAGTCGTCTTGGTGGGGCCGCGCGTTTTTTCGAGGTTGAAGGTTTTCGCGTAGCGGTTGAACGTCGCTTTAATGCTTTGGGTGAGGTGACCACCTATTCAGAGGCCATTGTTAGAGTGAGTGTTGACGGCAAGGAGTGTCATTCGGTTGCTGAAGGTAATGGTCCAGTCAATGCGCTTGATGTGGCTCTTCGAAAAGATCTTGGAAAATATCAACATCTGATCGATGATTTGGAACTTGTTGATTTCAAGGTACGTATATTGAACGGGGGCACAGAGGCGATTACCCGAGTTCTTATTGAAAGTAGGGACAGTAAGGGTAATCAATGGTTCACTGTTGGGGTGTCTGAGAACATTATAGATGCCTCTTTCGCAGCGTTGGTGGATTCTGTGCGGTACAAATTACTCAAAGAAAATGTCAACGCTTAG
- the cysS gene encoding cysteine--tRNA ligase translates to MAAKATPQLYNTLTRNKAAFSPIDPENVRLYVCGPTVYDFAHIGNARPVIVFDVLFRLLRDLYGADKVTYVRNITDVDDKINARALEMHGEAIKAGTMSLNDAIREVTEKTANQFQSDMAALGCLDPSHQPRATENIAEMISIIQTLINKGHAYVASGSEGREVLFRVGSMGAYGELSKRKLEDQQAGARIAVEDHKENAGDFVLWKASDENTPGWDAAFDLSGESVAIYGRPGWHIECSAMSERYLGKTFDIHGGGIDLVFPHHENEIAQSCCAFGVEHMAKVWMHNGFLRVEGEKMSKSLGNFITVYDLLHTENVGGRKWPGEVIRFAMLMTHYREPIDFSVKRLQEAENTLRRLQRRAKEGDDFGEDSGFYDALFDDVNTSMALHSLADMSGKVLMNALTFLSLSVESDMSGVDEAAIEEQISARLALLKAKDWAGADEIRDALLADGIQLKDGKDPETGERTTSWEVKR, encoded by the coding sequence ATGGCCGCCAAGGCAACTCCACAGCTTTACAATACGCTGACACGCAATAAGGCAGCATTTTCTCCGATTGATCCGGAAAATGTGCGCCTCTATGTGTGTGGCCCAACGGTTTATGATTTCGCCCATATTGGTAATGCCAGACCTGTGATTGTGTTTGATGTGCTGTTTCGATTGCTGCGCGATCTTTATGGTGCTGACAAGGTGACCTATGTGCGAAATATCACGGACGTTGACGACAAGATAAACGCGCGCGCGCTAGAGATGCATGGTGAGGCGATAAAAGCGGGCACAATGAGCCTGAATGATGCCATTCGTGAAGTGACAGAGAAAACAGCTAATCAGTTCCAAAGCGATATGGCGGCGCTTGGGTGTCTTGATCCTTCACATCAGCCCCGCGCGACTGAAAACATTGCTGAGATGATTTCGATCATTCAAACGCTGATTAACAAGGGCCATGCTTATGTTGCGTCAGGTTCTGAGGGGCGTGAAGTACTCTTTCGTGTTGGTTCAATGGGCGCTTATGGGGAGTTGTCAAAACGCAAGCTTGAAGATCAGCAAGCAGGTGCACGTATTGCCGTAGAGGATCACAAGGAAAACGCGGGTGACTTCGTACTTTGGAAGGCATCAGATGAGAACACACCGGGCTGGGATGCCGCTTTTGATCTATCTGGCGAAAGTGTTGCGATTTATGGTCGTCCGGGTTGGCACATTGAATGTTCAGCGATGAGCGAGCGCTATTTGGGCAAGACCTTTGATATTCATGGTGGTGGGATTGATCTGGTTTTTCCGCACCATGAAAATGAAATCGCTCAATCCTGCTGTGCTTTTGGTGTTGAGCATATGGCCAAGGTATGGATGCATAATGGATTTTTGCGGGTTGAAGGCGAGAAGATGTCAAAGTCGCTTGGCAATTTCATTACCGTTTATGATCTGTTGCATACGGAAAATGTAGGTGGGCGCAAATGGCCGGGAGAGGTGATCCGTTTTGCAATGTTGATGACCCATTACCGGGAGCCGATTGACTTTAGTGTGAAGCGTTTGCAGGAGGCTGAAAACACGCTTCGGCGCTTGCAGCGTCGCGCAAAAGAGGGTGATGATTTTGGCGAAGATAGCGGCTTCTATGATGCTCTTTTTGATGATGTGAATACATCTATGGCTCTGCATTCTCTTGCTGATATGTCAGGCAAGGTGTTGATGAATGCGCTGACATTTCTCAGCTTGTCAGTGGAATCAGATATGAGTGGCGTGGATGAGGCAGCGATAGAGGAACAAATTTCAGCGCGTCTTGCTTTGTTGAAGGCCAAAGACTGGGCGGGTGCGGATGAAATTCGCGATGCGCTTCTGGCTGATGGCATACAGTTGAAAGACGGCAAAGACCCTGAGACCGGCGAACGCACCACCAGCTGGGAGGTGAAGCGATGA
- a CDS encoding NADP-dependent malic enzyme, whose product MSESKPTMSELDQNALFYHENPKPGKLEIQATKPLGNQRDLALAYSPGVAAPCLEIKRDPSLSFNYTARGNLVGVVSNGTAVLGLGDIGALASKPVMEGKAVLFKKFAGIDVFDIEVDETDIDKFSDVVAALEPTFGGINLEDIKSPECFIIEDQLRERMNIPVFHDDQHGTAIIAAAAITNGLHFANKDFSNVKVVTSGAGAAALACLNLLVTIGVKVENIWVTDRYGVAYKGREEEMNQWKDVYVKDTDARTLDDVIEDADVFMGLSAGGVLKPEMVKKMADKPLILALANPSPEIMPDEALAARPDAMICTGRSDFPNQVNNVLCFPFIFRGALDVGATTINEEMKMAATRAIAELAREAVDDASAKAIGGELPSFGPGYLIPSPFDQRLILRIAPAVAKAAMDSGVATRPITDFDAYNEKLNRFVFRSGLIMKPVIEQAKTELMRVIYSDGEDERVLRATQAVIEDKLAKPILIGRPAVINQRMERYGLKMKIGTDFDVINPEDDPRYRDYVDLMHELAGRKGITPAAAKNLVRTNTSVIGALAVKRNDADALICGLEGRFSRHLRVFHWVLGLENDVSDFSALSLLLNQQGAFFFTDTYVTEDPSAEEIAEMTIKASAEIERFGLQPRAALLSFSNFGSRETKSSQKMTRALEILGEKAPDLIVDGPIHADAALSPFQRNRIVENSPLGDQPANLFVFPDLNSANITMNMVKSMTDALHVGPIMLGAKETAHIITPSVTSRGIVNMTAIAAVEAQERKAKS is encoded by the coding sequence ATGTCTGAATCAAAACCAACGATGAGTGAACTCGACCAGAACGCTCTATTTTATCACGAAAATCCTAAGCCTGGAAAGCTTGAAATACAGGCAACCAAGCCTCTCGGCAACCAGCGTGATCTCGCCCTTGCCTATTCTCCCGGTGTTGCCGCTCCTTGTCTTGAGATAAAACGCGACCCTTCCCTTTCTTTCAATTACACAGCACGCGGCAATCTAGTGGGTGTGGTTTCAAATGGCACCGCCGTTCTCGGTCTTGGGGATATCGGCGCACTGGCTTCCAAACCAGTGATGGAAGGCAAAGCAGTTCTTTTCAAAAAATTTGCCGGCATAGATGTCTTTGATATCGAAGTTGACGAGACGGATATTGATAAATTCTCAGACGTTGTTGCTGCGCTCGAGCCGACATTTGGCGGCATTAATCTGGAAGACATCAAATCACCTGAATGTTTCATCATTGAAGATCAATTGCGCGAGCGGATGAACATTCCTGTTTTTCATGATGATCAGCATGGCACCGCCATTATTGCGGCAGCCGCGATCACCAATGGTCTTCATTTTGCCAACAAAGATTTTAGCAATGTTAAAGTTGTCACTTCTGGTGCAGGCGCTGCTGCCCTCGCCTGTTTGAATTTACTGGTCACAATCGGTGTGAAAGTCGAAAACATCTGGGTAACCGACCGGTACGGCGTTGCCTATAAGGGCCGCGAAGAAGAAATGAACCAATGGAAAGACGTTTATGTAAAAGATACGGATGCGCGCACCCTAGATGATGTGATTGAAGACGCGGATGTTTTCATGGGGCTTTCTGCTGGTGGTGTTTTAAAGCCAGAGATGGTGAAAAAGATGGCTGACAAGCCGCTTATTCTAGCTCTTGCCAATCCATCTCCAGAAATCATGCCCGATGAAGCATTAGCAGCTCGCCCTGATGCAATGATTTGTACGGGACGGTCAGACTTTCCCAATCAAGTGAACAATGTTTTGTGTTTTCCATTCATATTCCGTGGCGCGCTTGATGTTGGGGCCACCACGATCAACGAAGAAATGAAAATGGCCGCAACACGAGCCATCGCTGAATTAGCGCGTGAGGCTGTAGATGATGCAAGCGCAAAAGCAATTGGCGGTGAGTTGCCAAGTTTTGGCCCTGGCTACCTTATTCCTTCACCCTTCGATCAACGCCTAATTTTACGCATCGCACCTGCTGTTGCAAAGGCTGCCATGGATTCAGGTGTAGCAACACGCCCAATTACAGATTTTGATGCTTACAATGAAAAACTAAATCGTTTCGTGTTCCGCTCTGGCCTCATTATGAAACCAGTGATTGAGCAAGCAAAAACTGAATTGATGCGCGTTATCTATAGTGACGGCGAAGATGAGCGTGTGTTGCGTGCCACACAAGCAGTGATCGAGGATAAGCTTGCAAAACCGATTTTAATTGGCCGCCCTGCCGTTATAAATCAGCGAATGGAGCGCTATGGTTTAAAGATGAAAATCGGGACCGATTTTGACGTTATTAATCCAGAAGATGATCCACGCTATCGCGACTATGTTGATCTGATGCATGAATTAGCTGGCAGAAAAGGCATCACGCCAGCAGCCGCAAAAAACCTAGTGCGTACAAACACCAGTGTGATCGGCGCCCTCGCCGTGAAACGCAACGATGCCGATGCTTTGATTTGTGGTCTTGAAGGTCGTTTTTCTCGCCATTTACGTGTGTTCCATTGGGTTTTAGGTTTAGAGAACGATGTCAGTGATTTTTCAGCTCTTAGCCTGTTACTCAACCAGCAAGGCGCTTTCTTCTTTACGGATACATATGTAACCGAAGATCCTTCAGCAGAAGAGATTGCCGAGATGACGATCAAAGCATCTGCGGAGATCGAACGATTCGGATTGCAACCACGCGCCGCCCTTTTATCTTTTTCAAATTTTGGATCTAGAGAGACAAAATCCTCACAAAAAATGACCCGCGCTTTGGAAATTTTAGGAGAAAAAGCGCCTGACCTCATTGTTGACGGCCCAATCCACGCCGATGCTGCCCTTAGCCCGTTCCAAAGAAATCGTATCGTTGAGAATTCACCTTTAGGAGACCAGCCAGCGAACCTATTTGTCTTCCCTGACCTGAATTCGGCAAATATCACGATGAATATGGTGAAATCGATGACCGATGCCTTACATGTTGGGCCAATTATGTTGGGCGCAAAGGAAACTGCACATATTATCACCCCATCAGTTACATCACGCGGCATCGTCAATATGACCGCTATCGCCGCTGTTGAAGCTCAAGAAAGAAAAGCAAAATCATAA